The genomic segment TGGCTCGACCATCCCGAGGTGAGCCGGGAGCGCGCCGAGTCGATGGCCGTCGAATTCATCTGGCTGGGCCTGGAACGCATCCGGGCCGGGGAACACCTGACGTCGAACTGAGCAGCGGACCGGTCGTCGACCCTCCCCTTCGACGCCCGGTCCGCGCTCGCCCCCGTCCCCCCGGTCCGACCGCAGCGACGACGGCCGCCCTCCGCGCCCCCTCCCCCACCGAGGGTGGCCGTCGCCTTCGCGCCGGATCGGACATCCCTATTGCAGCCGACGGACGACCAGCCGCCACCGAAGAATTTCGGGATTACGCGGGCCGGGATTTCGCCGTGCGCTCGAGCAGCGGGAAATCCAACACCATCACCGAGTTCGTCCGGGTGCGCACGGCCTTGGCCTCGACCAGACGGGTGAGCAGCGTGCTCAGGCGCCGCTCGGTGACCCCGACGATCGCCGCCCAGTCCGCTTGCGACAGCGGCACCGGGATCACGACGACGCCGTTCTCGAGCCGGCCGAAGTCCAGGGCCATGTCGCGGATCGCCCGGGCCAGGCGCACGGCACCGGTCCCGCGGGCGTACTCCAGCCGCCGCCGGGTGGACAGCCCCATCTTGTCGATCACCGCGGCGTCGACGGCCGCGTGCACTTCGGGCCGCTGACGCAGGAACTCGCGGTATTCGGACGCGGCGAGCACGACGGCCTCCACCGGACCGGCCGCGATGACCGACGCCGTCCGGAGCCGCCCGGTGGACGCCCCGAACTCGCCGAGCAGGTCACCCCGCCCCCGCACGGCGACCAGTGCGACCTCGCCGTCCGGCCCGTCGACGAGCACCTTCACGTAGCCGGAGCGCACCAGGTAGACGTCGTCCGAGCGGTCGCCGATCGTCATCAGACGGGTGCCGGAGCGGAGCTCGGCGTGGCGTCCGCGGGCCTCGAGAAGGCGCATGGTGTCGGCCGGGACCGTCTCGTACAGACCGCGTCGCACCGGGTCGCGCTCCCGCCAGGACACGTCGATCATCGGACCACAACGGATGGACGAGCCGGAACCCCCGAACGGGCCACGAATCAGGCGGGGCGCTCGCGCTGGTCGACGTACGTCCAGGACGAACCGGGAGTGGACTTCATCGTCCCACCTCCTGATCGGGCGACAGGGGTGCGATCGAGGGTGAGGCCGCCTGACTTGAAGGTCAATAGTGACGCTCGACACAGGACGGCCGGGGCACCCGAGGCGCCCCGGCCGTTGACCTACGAGAGGGTCAGCCGATCTTGTCGCTGGCCTTGCCGGTCGCGCTGCCCGCGTCCGAGGCCGCCTTCTTCACGGACGTCCGAGCGGCCTTGACCTGCGACTTGGCGGTCTTGGCCTGCTCCACGGCCTCCTGCGTCGCCGGGTCCTTGCGGATGTTGCCGACCAGCTTCTCGCCGCGGTCGGCGAAGTCCGAGTAGGTGTCGGTGACGCGGCTGCTGACGTCGACATAGGTCTCGTTGACGCGGCCCTGCAGGCC from the Cryptosporangium phraense genome contains:
- a CDS encoding Crp/Fnr family transcriptional regulator; translation: MIDVSWRERDPVRRGLYETVPADTMRLLEARGRHAELRSGTRLMTIGDRSDDVYLVRSGYVKVLVDGPDGEVALVAVRGRGDLLGEFGASTGRLRTASVIAAGPVEAVVLAASEYREFLRQRPEVHAAVDAAVIDKMGLSTRRRLEYARGTGAVRLARAIRDMALDFGRLENGVVVIPVPLSQADWAAIVGVTERRLSTLLTRLVEAKAVRTRTNSVMVLDFPLLERTAKSRPA